Genomic window (Arachis hypogaea cultivar Tifrunner chromosome 13, arahy.Tifrunner.gnm2.J5K5, whole genome shotgun sequence):
AATAATTACAACTATATTATCAATGCAAACAATTATAAATTTCCGTAAAATggtagtaaaaatattttatcaattaaaagatattaaaagaacaaattattttttaattaaatcaaatcatgttttgtttaactttttcaattaaaacttttaatttattaaactaatgtaattaaatttagttattaaaataaattattaattaagaattTGTGTTTGAAGAAATAAGAAAGATGGTGTTGCCTTGAAGTTATTGAAGGGGGTCTCAGCATGGCGCCAAGCAATGTCCCCAGCATAAGTCTCAAAGACGCAGATGATGTTGGGTCGGAGGTAGGGCGTGGCATCAGCGGCTGCAAAGACTGCATCCATGTAGTAAGCATTTCTTGGGCAGTCGTTGAGTGGGTCCAGAGGCATTGCTTGCAGCCCAAACCCGTATTCGCCCGCGTCCATGTACGTCTTAAAATACCACGCGTCCGTTGGATCCATATACGGTACGAACAATTCAGATGTGAATCCTTTGTACATCACGCTCCTCATCTCTGACGTGTCTGGATCCCTAACCTTTCAAAAAAGTAAATTGTGGTTCACAATTTTGGCATCCAAAAAGATTTTAATTCCACTCAAATACTTATTGGTAGATATTTGTTATACAATACATGGAAACTGATCTTTAAAAAACTTTTAATCAGATACtttggtttttaaaaaaaatttattcttttctAGAATTACTTTTATATTGATTCCTTTGTTTGTCTTAtagtaatatattttaaaatttgattgtcctataataaaatttattaaaaatttatttatttaatatacagattaaaaatttaattgaaagcAACTAAGAAGTCAtgtccaaaaaaaataatttttaaatttctaataaacaaaaaattactaaAGACGGAAgtgtctaatttaaaattttttaaattttaaagacaactaaaataagtattttttaaaaattttaataaattaaaataaaaaattatattttcaatcGTATTTGATATACAtagaaaatcaattattaaatatattagaatataaaatatatattaaaaataaattaaattatacatatatttatataaatatataatgattaatttagtaattaattttctgtgtatatagatattttttaatataaaaactaaaatcTTATTTAAGCTTAAGAAATATGTTATTTTTTGTGAACACTAACATCAAATTTAATCTCCGGTGTACAGGAGTAGTTTATGAGTTTAATGATATTAACTTGTCATCTGCATGCCTGCAAGGCTGCAAGTGAAATTAATGATCGAAACTTACCTTGGCCTGTGAAATTATGATCCCAGCTCTGGGATCTGCCTTCAAGTGAAATTCCCAATTTGCCCATTTGACCAAATGCCCATCTTCAACTATGAAGCTTGGCCCTTTGGGCTGCTCCATTGATATTGGATTGAAAAGATGCAATTCACCACGGAGTTTTTGAACAGAGTAACGGTAGTCAGTGTCAATTCCCTTAGCAACAGGGATGCCTCTGCCATTATCAAAAATGTGCAACACCTCTTCCCTATCCATGTCAATCAGCACAGTGAGCCCCTCAATTGGTTTCATGTAGAAGTTCACGCTGTCCTTCATGGAAAAACACTGCACCTTAATCACCCTTCTTTTGTTCTCTATTGGCATGTTGTACCACCCTGAAGAGAGTGGCACGCATTTAACATCTCCCATGTTGATCCCACGCTGGGCGATGGTGCCATTGAACTCCACGTTCTTGAATGGAACCTCCAGTATTCTCGCCGTCTCCTCTATTGTTAATATTGGGTACCCCGAAGTCGAACCCAATTCATTATAGGATACCTGTGATGAATAAGTAGTAGATAATTTAAATGAGGTGTCAACAACCAATAAAATTAGAACAATTATATTATGCGCAAAAataaaatcaactactaaaatagttataatataacataaaaaaaatatttaaaaaattatcaaaatttattgtttttgtctatatttttagttattggtctattttttttagtttatcaattcaacaatatatttttaagtatatatttaaatattattaacaaattattaactaaaaataataaattttattaattttttaatattttttaaatattaaaatacaaaatgtatgttaaaaataaattaataacgtatgtatttatacgcaaaaaattaatttagtgtATTTATAACATATTTCacgtaaaaaaaaatctagtGATTATGTAGGGACAAATTTTAGTTGATAAGAAGATTATGTATACCTCGGAAGTATTGAGGTCTACTAAGAGGATATGAGATTTTCCATTGACCATAGCAGTGACAGAGGCCTTCCTTGGCAGAAGGGGATCTCCGCGCTTCCATTTGAGAACGAGCTCTTTATCGGGCTCTTCAAGGGCAATGGCGTTGAGTGAGTACGTGGATGAGGACTCGAAGAGAGGGTGCGTGGCGAGAATGGCACGGACCTTGTTGAATTCGTGAACGGTTAAAGGGTCTAAAGGGTGGTGAGGAACATCCGATTCATGGTGTGTGGGGCCCGGTTTCTTGATGAAATTCTCAGGGGATGATGGAAGGTGAAGCCAGGTGAGGAGTAGAAAGAGTGATATAGATATTGAGAGAACCAGAGACCTTCTCAATTTTCTTCCCTCCATGGAGTGTGCTAGTTACTTTATGCAGGACTCTTCCTGAAATAGAAATAGTTCAGTGTGTCACTCTTCTATATACaatgttttttcaaaaatattatatgtacagacaaaaattaattactaaatcaatcatattttatatatatatatatatatatatattttgtttaatttatattttctatgTAACATTCTTGATACTTTTTTGCTGTCCTGTTTTATGGACAATATGTGTGACACTAGTTTAGTTTCTAGActaagaaatgaaaataaaccaATTTTCTATTGTCTGCACTCTTAATagtgaaaataataatatatttgattattaGTTGAAAAAACTAGTTATCTAATTTGATTGTTCTAAAAAATTTGTAACGTTATTAATATAAAGGGTTACATAAAAAGTTAAGatttaaacaaaattatatttgtcttgaaaattatttttattgcttcAATCACTGAATAACAatgatttattataaaaattattcaaaaaatactATGTGCATACTAAAATCAGTAATTAtgcagtcacaaaaaaaaaatcagtaattatgtattatttaattcattgttaatgtgtattttatattttattgtatattttatattagtgattaattttaatagctaattttggTAAACATCTAACATGGTTAAAAGTTATTtgtactaaattttaaaaaaaaaaaaattgaacatcaATAAGATCATAATCTAACAATATGCATTTTAAACTTTTATATTATTGTTACTTTGTTTTATGAAAATTATGTCAAAATAATTTTGGATTAATATGAAATTTATAGTCATGATCTATGATACATAAATTTCAAATGAAATGATAAGTTTTACAATAAAGGAGTAAATGATCAttaaattcttgaaaattttgatttcgGATTAATTAAttcctaaagaaaaaaaattaatttggacTTCCAAAATAGTAAACAGTAAACATATGATGTTCTTCTATCAATTCAACTAAAACTTAACGGTGATGCTTATATATatggttaattatttttatatgtttatctatgaaATATAGTCATATAAATAACAATTTTTGGAATGAAACTTCACTTATTTTGATAGGATTGATGATAA
Coding sequences:
- the LOC112737643 gene encoding amine oxidase [copper-containing] gamma 2 isoform X1, producing the protein MEGRKLRRSLVLSISISLFLLLTWLHLPSSPENFIKKPGPTHHESDVPHHPLDPLTVHEFNKVRAILATHPLFESSSTYSLNAIALEEPDKELVLKWKRGDPLLPRKASVTAMVNGKSHILLVDLNTSEVSYNELGSTSGYPILTIEETARILEVPFKNVEFNGTIAQRGINMGDVKCVPLSSGWYNMPIENKRRVIKVQCFSMKDSVNFYMKPIEGLTVLIDMDREEVLHIFDNGRGIPVAKGIDTDYRYSVQKLRGELHLFNPISMEQPKGPSFIVEDGHLVKWANWEFHLKADPRAGIIISQAKVRDPDTSEMRSVMYKGFTSELFVPYMDPTDAWYFKTYMDAGEYGFGLQAMPLDPLNDCPRNAYYMDAVFAAADATPYLRPNIICVFETYAGDIAWRHAETPFNNFKVTEVRPKVNLVVRMAASVGNYDYIVDWEFQTDGLIRSKVGLSGMLMVKGTIYDHMNQVPSEEYLYGPLLSENLIGVIHDHYIIYYLDLDIDGTDNSFTKVNIKKHETSPGESPRKSYLKAIRNVAKTEKDAQIRLSLYDPSEFHMTNPSKKTKIGNPVGYKVVPSGTAASLLDPEDPPQKRAAFTNNQIWVTPYNKSEEWAGGLFAYQSKGDDTLQVWSNRDRPIEKKDIVLWYTLGFHHIPCQEDYPIMPTVSSSFDLKPVNFFERNPILRLPPNFKHDLPLCSSHHLP